A portion of the Stigmatella aurantiaca DW4/3-1 genome contains these proteins:
- a CDS encoding M56 family metallopeptidase produces MGLLSLPEVGLWLSAWAEGLWRATWQGALAALAVWALVRALPRLPASVRAGLWWAVALKFVLTLGWPRPLPLPLLAARSEPAALAQAPRSPSPSVAVHAAGSSGGEMEEVMSPPLAPAPVGGVAREAAWPPLAGLVLFGVWAMGVAWQLRGHVRSWRQVRGMRERARPLQHPELEEELDFLSTEAGLRRPPRLLVSSEVASPLAAGLLSPVVVLPAKAVSGLPVEALRMALAHEVAHLRRGDLWMGWAPAFAETVLFFHPLVRQAAREYALAREEACDAEALRLTGAEPADYGELLITFGIARAPGTAAALGASVHLHALHRRLRMLEFVDVMSPRPRRLLTGALCALGVVALVPFQVVAQEPPPAPPAKAAVTPAAPPAPPAKAAVTPAAPPAPPAKAAVAPAAPPAPSAPAAKRAVPVPPVPPVPPMGPLALKAPPVPPVPPVPPMVGDDEGDSFVLVTDGSIMMSGTTGDLHLARTFKQGGKDLLYVRRGEKAFIIRDTKTLQQLRALMQGAQAEGSQQHELGKKQGELGRKQGELGVKQGELGMKQGQLGVKHAEVAQKRAALALEHSRRVSLQDEAEQERLEAELEKKEQQLEREEEAIDQEQEALSEQQEALGRQQEALGDEQESLSREQEKLARQHEKQAREVQTKVRTLIDEALKQGLGEPLPS; encoded by the coding sequence ATGGGACTGCTGTCGCTGCCTGAGGTGGGGCTGTGGTTGTCAGCGTGGGCCGAAGGGCTGTGGCGGGCCACTTGGCAGGGGGCCTTGGCCGCGCTGGCCGTCTGGGCGCTGGTGAGGGCCCTGCCGCGTCTGCCGGCGTCGGTGAGGGCGGGGCTCTGGTGGGCCGTGGCCCTGAAGTTCGTGCTGACCCTGGGCTGGCCCCGGCCCTTGCCCTTGCCGCTGCTGGCGGCCAGGAGTGAGCCGGCGGCGCTCGCACAGGCGCCGCGAAGTCCTTCCCCCTCCGTGGCCGTGCACGCCGCTGGAAGCTCCGGCGGAGAGATGGAGGAAGTCATGTCTCCGCCCTTGGCTCCGGCGCCTGTCGGGGGCGTGGCCCGAGAAGCGGCGTGGCCCCCCCTGGCGGGGCTGGTGCTGTTCGGCGTGTGGGCGATGGGGGTGGCCTGGCAGCTCCGCGGTCACGTGCGCTCGTGGCGCCAGGTGCGGGGCATGCGGGAGCGGGCGCGGCCGCTCCAGCACCCAGAGTTGGAGGAGGAGCTGGATTTTCTCTCCACGGAAGCGGGGCTGCGCCGTCCGCCCCGGCTCCTGGTGTCGAGCGAGGTGGCCAGTCCCCTCGCGGCGGGATTGCTGTCCCCCGTGGTGGTGCTGCCCGCGAAGGCCGTGAGCGGTTTGCCGGTCGAGGCCCTGCGCATGGCGCTGGCCCACGAAGTCGCCCACCTGCGGCGAGGAGATCTCTGGATGGGCTGGGCGCCCGCCTTCGCGGAGACGGTGCTCTTCTTCCACCCCTTGGTGCGCCAGGCGGCCCGCGAGTACGCGCTGGCCCGCGAGGAAGCCTGTGATGCCGAGGCCCTCCGCCTCACCGGCGCCGAGCCCGCGGACTACGGCGAGTTGCTCATCACCTTCGGAATCGCCCGGGCCCCCGGTACTGCCGCGGCCCTCGGCGCGTCCGTCCATCTTCACGCGTTGCACAGGAGGCTTCGAATGTTGGAATTCGTCGATGTCATGTCCCCCCGTCCCCGCCGGCTGCTGACGGGCGCGCTCTGTGCGCTCGGCGTGGTGGCACTGGTGCCCTTCCAGGTGGTCGCGCAGGAGCCCCCGCCTGCTCCACCCGCCAAGGCCGCCGTGACTCCCGCAGCCCCGCCTGCTCCACCCGCCAAGGCCGCCGTGACTCCCGCAGCCCCGCCTGCTCCGCCCGCCAAGGCCGCCGTGGCTCCCGCAGCCCCGCCTGCGCCCAGTGCCCCCGCGGCGAAGAGGGCCGTTCCCGTGCCGCCGGTGCCGCCGGTGCCTCCCATGGGCCCGCTCGCGCTCAAGGCCCCGCCAGTGCCCCCGGTGCCCCCGGTTCCTCCCATGGTGGGGGATGACGAGGGCGACAGCTTCGTGCTCGTCACGGATGGCTCCATCATGATGTCCGGCACGACAGGGGATCTGCACCTGGCGCGCACCTTCAAGCAGGGCGGCAAGGACCTGCTGTACGTGCGCCGTGGCGAGAAGGCGTTCATCATCCGGGACACGAAGACCTTGCAGCAGCTCCGCGCGCTGATGCAGGGGGCCCAGGCGGAGGGCAGTCAGCAACACGAGCTGGGGAAGAAGCAGGGTGAGCTGGGGAGGAAGCAAGGCGAGCTGGGCGTGAAGCAGGGCGAACTGGGGATGAAGCAGGGCCAGCTGGGCGTGAAGCACGCGGAGGTGGCGCAGAAGCGGGCCGCCCTGGCGCTGGAGCACTCCCGGCGGGTGTCTCTCCAGGACGAGGCCGAGCAGGAGCGGCTCGAGGCGGAGTTGGAGAAGAAAGAGCAGCAGCTGGAACGGGAGGAGGAGGCGATCGACCAGGAGCAGGAAGCGCTGAGTGAGCAGCAGGAGGCCCTGGGCCGGCAGCAGGAGGCGCTCGGGGATGAGCAGGAAAGCCTGAGCCGTGAGCAAGAAAAGCTGGCGCGTCAGCACGAGAAGCAGGCGCGCGAGGTGCAGACGAAGGTGCGCACCCTCATCGATGAGGCGCTGAAGCAAGGTCTGGGCGAGCCGCTGCCCTCCTGA
- a CDS encoding Ig-like domain-containing protein, translated as MRRFLLPSFVALAFMGLLGMGPGPSPAGESSPEPANSPPVFTSVPTASSTDLDEQTSILLSCLAEDPDGDPLTYSWEWKDLTGMGPAVPGTFSEPTSPSPTWTAPNIHLRDREYMLSVTVSDGRGGTVKGSVYVIVFWIDEAPTVGELTGPPTLVSGQQGLFTVAAADPELDTLWFSWGQRLPASPLGNFSPIMGPEEEEHASMYWTAPAVSEETLFILNVWVTDDSSPPEERTLTVRVTPPDLP; from the coding sequence GTGCGTCGCTTCCTGCTGCCATCATTCGTTGCGCTGGCGTTCATGGGCCTGTTGGGAATGGGCCCGGGCCCCTCCCCTGCCGGGGAAAGTTCCCCCGAGCCCGCGAACAGCCCACCGGTCTTCACGTCGGTCCCCACGGCCTCCTCCACGGATCTGGACGAGCAGACCTCCATTCTCCTGTCCTGCCTTGCCGAGGATCCCGACGGCGATCCGCTCACTTACTCCTGGGAGTGGAAGGATCTGACGGGCATGGGCCCGGCCGTGCCGGGAACCTTCAGCGAGCCCACCTCGCCGTCCCCCACCTGGACCGCCCCCAACATCCACCTCCGGGACAGGGAGTACATGCTCAGCGTCACCGTCTCGGACGGACGGGGCGGCACGGTGAAGGGCTCCGTCTATGTCATCGTGTTCTGGATCGACGAGGCGCCCACGGTGGGGGAGCTCACGGGCCCCCCCACCCTGGTGTCCGGACAACAGGGTCTCTTCACGGTCGCCGCGGCGGATCCGGAACTCGACACGCTCTGGTTTTCTTGGGGTCAGCGGCTGCCAGCCTCGCCGCTGGGGAACTTCTCGCCCATCATGGGGCCCGAAGAGGAAGAACACGCATCCATGTACTGGACCGCTCCCGCCGTGAGCGAGGAGACCCTGTTCATCCTCAATGTCTGGGTGACCGACGATTCGAGCCCGCCCGAGGAGAGAACCCTCACCGTGCGCGTCACCCCTCCTGACCTTCCCTAG
- a CDS encoding 50S ribosomal protein L11 methyltransferase, translating to MSQTYLSLTVELPEAQSESVQDVLHESGATGLEVRDREAPPMPGVRGPHPGEAIVIAYFEDAETAEAARALVTEDFSEARVLLEEKPQQDWSNEWKALIKSVQVGRLWVGPPWEADAAPPDRTRIVIEPKMAFGTGDHPTTSLCLAAIDTYMASHPGASVLDVGTGTGVLAIAAKKLGAGRVVGTDNDPTSVELAHENAAVNDTPDVELSGKGLEQVPGTFDLVVANILANTLIALAPLIAPKVKERLVLAGVLAPQKAEVEAAYRAQGLTPEPGAAQGEWVRLDFHR from the coding sequence ATGTCCCAGACCTATCTTTCACTCACCGTGGAGTTGCCGGAAGCCCAGTCCGAGTCCGTTCAGGATGTGCTCCATGAGTCCGGTGCCACGGGCCTCGAGGTGCGAGACCGGGAGGCCCCCCCCATGCCGGGCGTGCGCGGCCCCCACCCGGGCGAGGCCATCGTCATCGCTTACTTCGAGGATGCCGAGACCGCCGAGGCCGCCCGCGCCCTGGTGACCGAGGACTTCTCCGAGGCCCGCGTTCTGCTCGAGGAGAAGCCCCAGCAGGACTGGAGCAATGAGTGGAAGGCGCTCATCAAGTCCGTGCAGGTGGGGCGGCTGTGGGTGGGGCCGCCCTGGGAGGCGGACGCCGCGCCCCCGGACCGGACCCGCATCGTCATCGAGCCGAAGATGGCCTTCGGCACGGGAGACCATCCGACGACGTCCCTGTGCCTGGCCGCCATCGACACGTACATGGCCTCGCACCCCGGGGCGAGCGTGCTGGACGTGGGCACGGGCACGGGGGTGCTGGCCATCGCGGCGAAGAAGCTGGGGGCGGGGCGCGTGGTGGGCACCGACAATGATCCGACGTCCGTGGAACTCGCCCACGAGAATGCCGCCGTCAACGACACCCCGGACGTGGAGCTGTCCGGCAAGGGGCTGGAGCAGGTCCCGGGGACGTTCGATCTGGTGGTGGCCAACATCCTGGCCAACACCCTCATCGCCCTGGCGCCGCTCATCGCGCCCAAGGTGAAGGAGCGGCTCGTGCTGGCCGGGGTGCTGGCCCCGCAGAAGGCCGAGGTGGAGGCGGCCTACCGTGCCCAGGGGCTCACCCCCGAGCCCGGCGCGGCCCAGGGCGAATGGGTGCGGTTGGACTTTCACCGCTGA
- a CDS encoding M16 family metallopeptidase, producing MPLRYALSNGLTVVFEEQHAAKVAAFQVWVKVGSADERPDQAGLAHLHEHMLFKGTERRGPGEIARDVEAHGGEINAWTSFDQTVYHIVIASQFARTGLDILGDAVRRSAFDADELAREREVVCEEIKRSQDTPSRRASRDLFSTAYAVHPYRHPVIGTEESVRSFTREKVLEFYHRYYSPKNLVLSVVGDLKEAELRGWVEEIFGGDWGRPFEGLNPRVQEPAVTGRRLLLRQDDVKEAYLHVGFGIPQAEHPDVPALDVLAMLAGQGDSSRLALEVKRKRSLVNDIHASAYTPRDPGLFTASLTLPPANLASALDETARVLAELRTQPVPAEELATVKALIEAEAVYQRETVQGLARKLGYYQSSMDGLEAEARYYEAVARLTPEDVRAVAERYLRFEHAVLTGLLPRGTAFDEAQARDILDRALHEAPTLRGDRRPRKTVVEPPMRIGRASSVSAAKVVEERLPSGARLLIREERAVPLFAVRAVFPGGLRYETAADNGITTLLGRTLTRGTPSHDAEEISHLIDAYAGSLSGQGGRNSVGLRGEFLSRHFEPAFRLFADCLLNPSFPEAEVKRERGLMLQDILTREDKPSGLAFELFNKTLFRSHPYRMPSLGETASVEKLGPAALSAWHSAHMDPSQLTLSVVGDVKADEVVALAREFFGATKGRAGAPPQISLEAPPEAPRQEKRILSRAQAHLVLGFQGARVSDPWRHSLEVLSTLLSGQGGRLFIELRDKRSMAYSVSSFSVEGVDPGYFAIYMGTSPEKLDAALAGIRTELERVRDEPVPEAELARAKQHLIGTHEIGLQRNGARAALIALDACYGLGQENFLHYAERVAAVTAEDVRAAARRVIDFNQSALSIVGP from the coding sequence ATGCCCCTCCGCTATGCACTGTCCAATGGGCTCACCGTCGTCTTCGAGGAGCAGCACGCCGCCAAGGTCGCGGCCTTCCAGGTCTGGGTGAAGGTCGGCAGCGCCGATGAACGTCCGGACCAGGCAGGCCTCGCCCACCTGCACGAGCACATGCTCTTCAAGGGCACGGAGCGCCGGGGGCCGGGCGAGATTGCCCGGGACGTGGAGGCGCACGGCGGGGAAATCAACGCCTGGACGTCCTTCGACCAGACGGTCTACCACATCGTCATCGCCAGCCAGTTCGCCCGCACGGGGCTGGACATCCTGGGGGATGCGGTGAGGCGGTCCGCCTTCGACGCGGACGAGCTGGCGAGGGAGCGCGAGGTGGTGTGCGAGGAGATCAAGCGCAGCCAGGACACCCCGTCCCGGCGCGCCTCGCGGGACCTGTTCTCCACGGCCTACGCCGTGCACCCGTACCGGCACCCCGTCATCGGCACCGAGGAGAGCGTGCGCAGCTTCACGCGCGAGAAGGTGCTGGAGTTCTACCACCGGTACTACTCGCCGAAGAACCTGGTGCTCTCGGTGGTGGGAGACCTGAAGGAAGCCGAGCTGCGGGGGTGGGTGGAGGAGATTTTTGGCGGGGATTGGGGCCGGCCCTTCGAGGGGTTGAATCCGCGGGTCCAGGAACCGGCCGTCACCGGCCGCCGCCTGTTGCTGCGCCAGGACGATGTGAAGGAGGCCTATCTCCACGTGGGCTTCGGCATCCCCCAGGCGGAGCACCCGGATGTGCCCGCCCTGGACGTGCTGGCGATGCTCGCGGGCCAGGGGGACTCCTCCCGGCTGGCGCTGGAGGTCAAACGCAAGCGGAGCCTCGTCAACGACATCCACGCCTCGGCCTACACGCCGAGGGATCCGGGCCTGTTCACCGCGTCGCTCACCCTGCCCCCGGCGAACCTGGCCAGTGCCCTGGATGAGACGGCCCGCGTGCTGGCCGAACTGCGCACGCAGCCGGTGCCCGCCGAGGAGCTCGCCACGGTGAAGGCCCTCATCGAGGCGGAGGCCGTCTATCAGCGCGAGACGGTGCAGGGGCTGGCGCGCAAGCTGGGCTACTACCAGTCCAGCATGGATGGGCTGGAGGCGGAGGCGCGCTACTACGAGGCGGTGGCCCGGCTCACCCCCGAGGACGTGCGCGCCGTGGCCGAGCGCTACCTGCGCTTCGAGCACGCGGTGCTCACCGGGCTGTTGCCGCGAGGCACCGCCTTCGATGAGGCCCAGGCCCGGGACATCCTCGACCGGGCGCTGCACGAGGCGCCCACCTTGAGGGGGGACCGCCGGCCCCGCAAGACGGTGGTCGAGCCCCCCATGCGCATCGGGCGCGCCTCGTCGGTGAGCGCGGCCAAGGTGGTGGAGGAGCGGTTGCCCTCCGGAGCCCGCCTGCTCATCCGCGAAGAGCGCGCGGTTCCCCTCTTCGCCGTGCGCGCGGTGTTCCCGGGTGGGCTGCGCTACGAGACGGCGGCGGACAACGGCATCACCACGCTGCTGGGGCGCACCCTCACCCGCGGCACCCCCTCCCACGACGCGGAGGAGATCTCCCACCTCATCGATGCGTACGCAGGCTCCCTCTCCGGGCAAGGCGGACGGAACTCGGTGGGCTTGCGCGGCGAGTTCCTCTCGCGGCACTTCGAGCCGGCCTTCCGCCTCTTCGCCGACTGCTTGTTGAACCCGTCCTTCCCGGAGGCCGAGGTGAAGCGCGAGCGCGGCCTCATGTTGCAGGACATCCTCACCCGTGAGGACAAACCCTCGGGCCTGGCCTTCGAGCTGTTCAACAAGACGCTGTTCCGCTCGCACCCCTACCGCATGCCGTCCCTGGGCGAGACCGCCTCGGTGGAGAAGCTGGGGCCCGCGGCGCTGAGTGCCTGGCACAGCGCGCACATGGACCCGTCCCAGCTCACCCTGAGCGTGGTGGGCGATGTGAAGGCGGACGAAGTGGTGGCCCTGGCGCGGGAGTTCTTCGGCGCCACGAAGGGCCGCGCGGGGGCCCCTCCCCAGATTTCCCTGGAGGCGCCCCCCGAGGCCCCTCGCCAGGAAAAGCGGATCCTGTCGCGCGCGCAGGCGCACCTCGTGCTGGGCTTCCAGGGCGCCCGGGTCTCGGACCCGTGGCGGCACTCGCTGGAAGTGCTGTCCACGCTGCTGTCCGGCCAGGGCGGGCGGCTCTTCATCGAACTGCGCGACAAGCGCTCCATGGCCTACAGCGTCAGCAGCTTCTCGGTGGAGGGCGTGGACCCGGGGTACTTCGCCATCTACATGGGGACGAGCCCGGAGAAGCTGGACGCCGCGCTGGCCGGGATCCGCACGGAGCTGGAGCGGGTCCGGGACGAGCCGGTGCCCGAGGCGGAGCTGGCCCGCGCCAAGCAGCACCTGATTGGCACGCACGAGATTGGCCTGCAACGCAACGGGGCCCGCGCCGCGCTCATCGCCCTGGATGCCTGCTACGGCCTGGGCCAGGAGAACTTCCTCCACTACGCGGAGCGGGTGGCAGCGGTGACCGCGGAGGATGTGCGGGCGGCCGCGCGCCGGGTCATCGACTTCAACCAAAGCGCGCTCTCCATCGTCGGACCGTGA
- a CDS encoding gliding motility protein: protein MASPMEEVDPLADLRESMLEGDASLAATPSETKPSHPMTPPPLPPKKAVPASASVPAPSPVSRPSGSAPAVTAAPVRASRGAGTDPFGEPPEPRMTMGAAPEEKLEFFRQVLKQKTETLARARTLYEEKETELFALRQSVNLLQKDVTQAKKEALDTKGQLGGLKDLPQRLAEAKESLARQEKRATTAELRVAELEVELQGVEADRKDLSRALVDIESEVPGIQDELRLEREARAALAEELIGAKEALSLAQDRVADLAAEKSEAQGTMEAVQEQYQAALADLERMTGELQAATSEREELTLRTGQLEAALAEATGSLSALESESEWSRSSLEEAQGRAQLSEVERDEARAEAATLRQQLEALEATKATLQKRVAELERNLAFKDADLVGVRAALSARTAEAGALIGRAESAESQVASLKEKKEALEAETLALTERAQAAEVEVSSLRGALEAAEAEQVMLRDRLDSEGAALTDAAQAAERQVEELSAALEEVRAEREAAAAQVASLQAERDGLSERVTSLEAGGAEQGSQVEALNTALEVVRAQSEDSVQRLNQRVKMLEGALETARSEAAAAAKKASSESMASENSMRTLRKKEEEASRARAELEQKLAQVEAKLQGGKSERTGLELKLAEVEMVLQAEQSERAALEQRLSEAEAALQAEQSGRAALEQQLAEAQAAPAAGAASGELVAERDKLKADVAAMKRKLVQAESALEMAASYKAKVARLEAQLKAAGK from the coding sequence ATGGCATCACCCATGGAAGAGGTGGATCCTCTCGCGGATCTGCGCGAGAGCATGCTGGAGGGGGATGCTTCCCTGGCTGCCACACCTTCCGAGACCAAGCCCTCTCACCCCATGACCCCTCCTCCCCTGCCTCCCAAAAAGGCGGTCCCGGCCTCGGCGTCCGTTCCTGCTCCCTCTCCGGTCAGCCGGCCTTCGGGGAGCGCGCCCGCGGTGACGGCCGCGCCGGTCAGGGCCAGCCGAGGCGCCGGGACGGACCCCTTCGGCGAACCCCCCGAACCCCGGATGACCATGGGGGCGGCGCCCGAGGAGAAGCTCGAGTTCTTCCGCCAGGTGCTCAAGCAGAAGACGGAGACGCTGGCCCGGGCCCGCACCCTTTATGAGGAGAAGGAGACGGAACTTTTCGCGCTGCGCCAGTCCGTCAACCTCCTTCAGAAGGATGTCACCCAGGCGAAGAAAGAGGCGCTGGACACCAAGGGCCAGCTGGGCGGGCTGAAGGACCTGCCGCAGCGGCTCGCCGAGGCGAAGGAGTCCCTGGCCCGGCAGGAGAAGCGCGCCACCACGGCCGAACTGCGCGTGGCGGAGCTGGAAGTCGAGCTGCAAGGGGTGGAGGCGGACCGGAAGGACCTCTCGCGCGCCCTGGTGGACATCGAGTCGGAGGTGCCAGGCATCCAGGACGAGCTGCGCCTGGAGCGGGAAGCCCGCGCGGCGCTGGCCGAGGAGCTCATCGGCGCCAAGGAGGCCTTGTCCCTGGCGCAGGACCGGGTGGCGGACCTGGCCGCGGAGAAGTCCGAGGCCCAGGGCACGATGGAGGCCGTCCAGGAGCAGTACCAGGCGGCCCTGGCGGACCTGGAGCGGATGACGGGGGAGTTGCAGGCGGCCACCTCGGAGCGCGAGGAGCTGACGCTGCGCACCGGCCAGCTGGAGGCGGCGCTGGCCGAGGCCACCGGCTCGCTGAGCGCGCTGGAGAGCGAGAGCGAGTGGTCCCGCAGCTCGCTGGAGGAAGCACAGGGCCGAGCCCAGCTCTCGGAGGTGGAGCGGGACGAGGCCCGGGCGGAGGCCGCCACGCTGCGCCAGCAGCTCGAGGCCCTGGAGGCCACCAAGGCCACCCTCCAGAAACGGGTGGCCGAGCTGGAGCGCAACCTCGCCTTCAAGGACGCGGACCTGGTGGGGGTGCGCGCGGCGCTGTCGGCCCGCACGGCGGAGGCGGGCGCGCTGATTGGCCGGGCGGAATCGGCCGAGTCCCAGGTGGCCTCGCTCAAGGAGAAGAAGGAGGCGCTGGAGGCGGAGACGCTCGCGCTCACCGAGCGGGCGCAGGCCGCGGAGGTGGAGGTGTCCTCGCTCCGGGGCGCGCTGGAGGCCGCCGAGGCCGAGCAGGTGATGCTGCGGGATCGGCTGGACTCGGAAGGGGCGGCCCTGACCGATGCGGCGCAGGCCGCCGAGCGCCAGGTGGAGGAGCTGTCCGCGGCGCTGGAGGAAGTCCGGGCGGAGCGGGAGGCGGCGGCCGCCCAGGTGGCCTCGCTCCAGGCGGAGCGGGATGGGTTGAGCGAGCGGGTGACTTCCCTGGAAGCGGGCGGCGCCGAGCAGGGCTCGCAGGTGGAGGCGCTCAACACGGCGCTGGAGGTGGTGCGCGCGCAGTCCGAGGACTCGGTCCAGCGGCTGAACCAGCGGGTGAAGATGCTGGAAGGGGCGCTGGAGACGGCGCGGAGCGAGGCCGCGGCCGCGGCGAAGAAGGCCTCCTCCGAGAGCATGGCCTCCGAGAACTCGATGCGGACGCTCCGCAAGAAGGAGGAAGAGGCTTCGCGGGCCCGCGCGGAGCTGGAGCAGAAGCTGGCCCAGGTGGAGGCGAAGCTCCAGGGCGGCAAGTCCGAGCGCACCGGCTTGGAGCTGAAGCTGGCCGAGGTGGAAATGGTGCTCCAGGCGGAGCAGTCCGAGCGCGCGGCGCTGGAGCAGCGGCTCTCCGAGGCCGAGGCGGCCCTCCAGGCGGAGCAGTCCGGGCGCGCGGCGCTGGAGCAGCAACTGGCCGAGGCCCAGGCCGCCCCGGCGGCGGGGGCGGCCTCCGGGGAGCTCGTGGCCGAGCGGGACAAGCTCAAGGCGGACGTCGCGGCCATGAAGCGCAAGCTGGTGCAGGCGGAATCCGCCCTCGAGATGGCTGCCAGCTACAAGGCGAAGGTCGCCCGGCTGGAGGCGCAGCTGAAGGCGGCTGGCAAGTAA
- the hemW gene encoding radical SAM family heme chaperone HemW, producing MPFSSPTDLYTGMPAARFGLYLHFPYCLAKCPYCDFAVAVARQVPEERYAHAVLAELDARLAATPELRERPLESLFLGGGTPSLWHPRWVAQVLEGIAARMKVVPGAEVSLEANPEAADAERFAGYQAAGVNRLSLGVQSFQPETLKALGRAHDAAGVEAAFRAARRAKFASVSMDFIYGAHGQTRAQVEADARQAVALEPEHLSTYALTLEREALAEDTPLAKRLARGEVALPPDDEVVDMAATLREVYAAHGLHRYEISNHARPGYSSRHNTLYWTGGEYLALGVGATGMLHVPSPHRYVNLRSTEAYLRAAEQGLLPEASREALSREDLFAERLSMGLRLRSGVAWEALCEAYGQEAQPRRGEVARLVQHGLALLRGNRLVLTDVGADLHSAICAKLL from the coding sequence ATGCCGTTCTCTTCCCCCACGGACCTTTATACCGGGATGCCGGCCGCCCGCTTCGGGCTGTACCTCCACTTCCCGTACTGCCTGGCGAAGTGCCCGTATTGCGACTTCGCGGTGGCGGTGGCGCGCCAGGTGCCGGAGGAGCGCTACGCGCACGCGGTCCTCGCGGAGCTGGACGCCCGGCTGGCGGCCACGCCCGAGCTGCGGGAGCGGCCCCTGGAGTCGCTCTTCCTGGGGGGCGGCACCCCTTCCTTGTGGCACCCGCGGTGGGTGGCGCAGGTGCTGGAGGGCATCGCGGCCAGAATGAAGGTGGTCCCCGGGGCGGAGGTGTCGCTGGAAGCCAACCCGGAGGCGGCGGACGCGGAGCGCTTCGCGGGCTATCAGGCGGCGGGGGTAAACCGGCTGTCGCTCGGCGTGCAGTCCTTCCAGCCCGAGACGTTGAAGGCGCTGGGCCGGGCGCACGATGCGGCCGGCGTGGAGGCGGCGTTCCGGGCGGCGCGGCGGGCGAAGTTCGCCTCGGTGTCCATGGACTTCATCTATGGGGCGCACGGGCAGACGCGGGCGCAGGTGGAGGCGGATGCGCGGCAGGCGGTGGCGCTGGAGCCCGAGCACCTGTCCACCTACGCGTTGACGCTGGAGCGCGAGGCGCTGGCGGAGGACACGCCGCTGGCGAAGCGGCTGGCGCGAGGGGAGGTGGCGCTTCCTCCCGATGACGAGGTGGTGGACATGGCCGCCACGCTGCGCGAGGTGTACGCGGCGCACGGGCTCCACCGCTATGAAATCTCCAACCACGCGCGGCCGGGGTACAGCTCGCGGCACAACACGCTCTACTGGACGGGGGGCGAGTACCTGGCGCTGGGGGTGGGGGCCACGGGGATGCTGCACGTGCCTTCGCCGCACCGCTACGTGAACCTGAGGAGCACGGAGGCCTACCTGCGCGCGGCGGAGCAGGGGCTCTTGCCGGAGGCGAGCCGCGAAGCCTTGTCCCGCGAGGATCTCTTCGCGGAGCGGCTGTCCATGGGCCTGCGATTGCGCTCGGGCGTGGCCTGGGAGGCCCTGTGCGAGGCCTATGGCCAGGAGGCCCAGCCCCGCCGGGGAGAGGTGGCGCGGCTGGTGCAGCATGGACTGGCCCTGCTGCGGGGGAACCGGCTGGTGCTCACGGACGTGGGCGCGGATCTGCACAGCGCCATCTGCGCGAAGCTGCTCTGA